Proteins encoded together in one Pseudomonas sp. Seg1 window:
- a CDS encoding trypsin-like peptidase domain-containing protein, with protein MMVLAPGANTAVSNARSEWTLECGNSSAFGEYAAVAILPVDEKRRPKGDAALFQTPRAWMEWVGDQQKVGCKLNLDEIPAGSDRVLLVVYTFSAVGPVSELKNLRLQVDGQIEYSLDLRENGESAIIIGEFYSRNQQWKFRALAEGSAYGLAALGRRIGLDIDEAHPNGRQNAPGSGRAPDSATGTAFAVSPTHVMTCAHVIEGMREIHIASFDGRYRVDPVVVDRRNDIALLRVIDCPPLKPVAFKSGFGCDLGEDIVALGFPLAGFAGGGVHVTQGGVSALFGLRNDASLLQFTAPIQPGSSGSPLFDFSGAVIGLVTSSVPDAQNMNFAVKASLLVSFLDACRVDGKINASGQTFTAAQLAREAQASMWRVEATNL; from the coding sequence ATGATGGTGCTCGCGCCTGGCGCAAACACCGCAGTATCAAACGCCCGGAGTGAATGGACTCTGGAATGTGGAAACTCCTCGGCTTTCGGGGAGTACGCCGCCGTTGCCATATTGCCGGTTGACGAAAAACGCCGCCCGAAAGGTGATGCCGCCCTTTTTCAGACGCCGCGCGCGTGGATGGAATGGGTCGGCGATCAGCAAAAAGTCGGTTGCAAGCTGAACCTGGATGAAATCCCGGCCGGCAGCGACCGTGTGTTGCTGGTGGTCTACACGTTCTCCGCCGTTGGCCCGGTCAGTGAGCTGAAGAACCTGCGCCTGCAGGTGGATGGCCAGATCGAGTACTCCCTGGATCTGCGCGAAAACGGCGAATCCGCCATCATCATCGGCGAATTTTACAGCCGCAATCAGCAGTGGAAATTTCGCGCACTGGCCGAAGGTTCTGCCTACGGGCTGGCGGCACTCGGCCGTCGCATCGGCCTCGATATCGACGAAGCCCACCCCAATGGACGCCAGAACGCGCCGGGCTCCGGCAGAGCCCCGGACAGCGCCACCGGCACTGCTTTCGCCGTTTCTCCTACCCATGTCATGACTTGTGCCCACGTCATTGAAGGCATGCGCGAGATTCACATTGCCTCGTTTGACGGACGCTATCGTGTCGACCCCGTGGTGGTCGATCGGCGCAACGATATTGCTCTTTTACGGGTGATCGACTGCCCGCCGTTGAAACCGGTGGCCTTCAAGTCCGGATTCGGTTGCGATCTGGGTGAAGACATTGTCGCGTTGGGCTTTCCGCTGGCCGGTTTCGCCGGTGGCGGCGTCCACGTCACTCAGGGTGGTGTGTCGGCGCTGTTCGGTTTGCGCAACGATGCCAGTCTGTTGCAGTTCACGGCGCCCATTCAGCCGGGCTCAAGCGGTAGTCCGCTATTCGATTTTTCCGGTGCCGTGATTGGCCTGGTGACCTCTTCGGTACCCGATGCGCAAAACATGAATTTTGCGGTGAAAGCCTCGCTGCTGGTTTCGTTCCTCGATGCCTGTCGGGTCGATGGAAAAATAAATGCGTCTGGCCAGACGTTCACAGCGGCGCAGTTGGCTCGCGAAGCACAAGCATCAATGTGGCGGGTGGAAGCCACAAATCTCTGA
- a CDS encoding trehalose phosphatase — MPSNRPLTLVDLDDTLFQTARKMKEGTPRHTATLDVDGQPNGYMSPVQKSMVEWLLATTDVVPVTARSVEAFSRVRLPFKHGAICSHGGVILGADGTLDQAWQARMEDLLANYQRRLPELSEATLAIGKQLGISLRGWVVEEQGLRHYVVTKHNESSDDVLDAVLAEVRAQGLLDGLHIHGNSNNLAFLPQGLSKQAAVQEWLRRDREINGERPVLGFGDSITDLAFMEECHLWATPTRSQLAKRAGASIHE; from the coding sequence ATGCCAAGTAACCGTCCGTTGACGCTGGTTGATCTCGACGACACGTTGTTTCAAACCGCACGCAAGATGAAAGAGGGCACACCTCGCCACACAGCGACCCTGGATGTCGACGGTCAGCCCAACGGTTACATGAGCCCGGTGCAGAAATCGATGGTCGAGTGGCTGCTGGCGACGACCGATGTCGTCCCGGTCACGGCGCGCAGCGTGGAAGCGTTCAGCCGGGTCCGGTTGCCCTTTAAGCACGGTGCCATTTGCTCCCATGGCGGTGTGATCCTCGGCGCGGACGGCACGCTCGACCAGGCCTGGCAGGCGCGCATGGAAGACCTCCTCGCCAACTACCAGCGCCGTCTGCCGGAGTTGAGTGAAGCGACGCTGGCCATCGGCAAACAACTGGGCATTTCCCTGCGCGGCTGGGTGGTCGAAGAGCAGGGCTTGCGCCATTACGTGGTGACCAAACACAACGAAAGCAGTGACGACGTTCTTGATGCGGTGCTGGCTGAAGTCCGGGCGCAAGGCTTGCTGGATGGCCTGCACATTCATGGCAACAGCAACAATCTGGCGTTCCTGCCGCAAGGTCTGTCGAAGCAGGCAGCGGTTCAGGAATGGTTGCGCCGTGATCGTGAAATCAACGGTGAACGCCCTGTGCTGGGCTTCGGCGACAGCATCACCGACCTGGCGTTCATGGAGGAGTGCCACCTGTGGGCGACCCCGACGCGCAGCCAGTTGGCCAAGCGGGCAGGGGCTTCGATCCATGAGTGA
- a CDS encoding low affinity iron permease family protein translates to MKFAKISQKLALWAGSPKTFMGALILIGLWALTGPIFDYNDTWQLIINTSTTIITFLMVFLIQNTQNRDTDILHLKIDELLLVTKEAQNAMLGLEALDLKQLEALRKHYRTLGEGEVFNLEGLGEKSKPKQDLNDC, encoded by the coding sequence ATGAAATTCGCGAAGATTTCCCAGAAGCTCGCCCTGTGGGCCGGCAGCCCCAAGACCTTCATGGGGGCGCTGATCCTGATTGGGTTATGGGCATTGACCGGGCCGATTTTTGATTACAACGACACCTGGCAACTGATCATCAATACCTCTACGACGATCATCACGTTCCTGATGGTGTTCCTGATTCAGAACACGCAGAACCGCGATACCGACATTCTGCACTTGAAGATCGATGAGTTGCTGCTGGTAACCAAGGAGGCGCAGAACGCAATGCTGGGGCTGGAAGCGTTGGATTTGAAGCAACTTGAAGCGTTGCGCAAGCACTACCGTACGCTGGGTGAAGGGGAGGTGTTCAACCTTGAAGGTTTGGGCGAGAAGAGCAAGCCGAAGCAGGATTTGAATGATTGCTGA
- a CDS encoding HpcH/HpaI aldolase/citrate lyase family protein codes for MKMLSPYALGATLYMPATRADLLDVVFRTKLPELRSLVVCLEDAVADIDIETALANLHGLLTVIEQRGGRPEGGPLLFVRPRDSQMAAVLNDWPLMAHVDGFVIPKLTLANLGAWEQAVTNPALFLMPTLETTDVFNPGAMVELGHALKASLDQRIIALRIGGNDLMGSLGLRRNPTTTLYSTPMGYVIPMLAGVMGSLGFALTAPVFEQLASPQLLKEELEFDIAHGLVGKTAIHPSQIEIIQDTLRVSLEDFNSAKLIVSDVAPAVFRHNDAMCEPATHYKWATNILERARWHGIRHAENGVGEVSIRLAEAAG; via the coding sequence ATGAAGATGCTTTCTCCTTACGCCCTCGGGGCCACGCTCTACATGCCCGCAACTCGCGCCGATCTGTTGGACGTGGTGTTCCGCACCAAGCTGCCGGAACTGCGTTCGCTGGTGGTGTGCCTGGAAGACGCGGTCGCGGACATTGATATCGAGACGGCGCTAGCCAACCTGCATGGTTTGTTGACGGTCATCGAGCAACGCGGTGGTCGCCCAGAGGGCGGCCCGCTGCTGTTCGTGCGCCCGCGCGATTCACAGATGGCCGCTGTTCTCAATGACTGGCCGCTGATGGCGCATGTCGACGGTTTTGTCATCCCGAAGCTGACCCTGGCCAATCTGGGCGCCTGGGAGCAGGCCGTGACCAACCCTGCGCTGTTCCTGATGCCGACGCTGGAAACCACGGACGTCTTCAACCCCGGCGCGATGGTCGAACTGGGGCATGCCCTCAAGGCCAGCCTCGACCAGCGAATCATCGCTCTGCGCATCGGTGGCAACGACTTGATGGGCAGCCTCGGTCTGCGCCGCAATCCGACCACCACGCTCTATAGCACGCCGATGGGCTACGTGATTCCGATGCTGGCGGGGGTCATGGGTTCGCTGGGCTTTGCCTTGACCGCGCCGGTTTTCGAACAATTGGCGTCGCCGCAGTTGCTCAAGGAAGAACTGGAATTCGATATCGCCCATGGCCTGGTCGGCAAGACCGCCATTCACCCGAGCCAGATCGAAATCATCCAGGACACGTTGCGCGTCAGCCTCGAAGACTTCAACAGCGCCAAGCTGATCGTTAGTGACGTGGCCCCTGCGGTATTCCGCCACAACGACGCGATGTGCGAGCCAGCCACCCACTACAAGTGGGCGACGAACATTCTTGAGCGCGCGCGCTGGCACGGTATCCGCCATGCGGAAAACGGTGTCGGCGAAGTCTCGATTCGCTTGGCGGAGGCCGCAGGATGA
- a CDS encoding DUF4142 domain-containing protein: MSRMATQVRRLSFVTVLGLFASSAFAQSPAEFINDASAKGMADIEASRLAHQKTESKEVKDYTIVVINDRTTANQHLAKIAKKLDLPVAPRDEMADKAKEMIPEVKDGATFDQAYAASQVKATEEAIQQIQQEAQTTDVPEIKAFADETLPKLQNHLEMARALQASR, translated from the coding sequence ATGAGCCGGATGGCCACCCAAGTACGTCGTTTGAGTTTTGTCACTGTTCTGGGACTGTTCGCCAGCAGCGCTTTTGCCCAGTCGCCAGCCGAATTTATCAACGATGCATCAGCCAAAGGCATGGCTGACATCGAAGCCAGCCGTCTGGCGCATCAGAAGACCGAATCCAAAGAGGTCAAGGACTACACCATCGTCGTCATCAACGACCGCACCACGGCCAATCAGCATTTGGCGAAAATCGCCAAAAAGCTCGACTTGCCCGTCGCACCGCGTGACGAGATGGCGGACAAGGCCAAGGAGATGATCCCTGAAGTGAAAGACGGCGCAACCTTCGACCAGGCCTACGCCGCCAGCCAAGTCAAAGCCACTGAAGAAGCCATTCAGCAGATCCAGCAAGAAGCGCAGACCACCGATGTCCCGGAGATCAAGGCTTTCGCTGATGAGACGTTGCCTAAACTGCAAAATCATTTGGAGATGGCCAGAGCGCTGCAAGCCAGCCGCTAA
- a CDS encoding cysteine protease StiP family protein encodes MSDAISRLLTVGSASYAPEDVHFLLQAVQMDVTDVEEKERLIQTKQKHYSEMISLESAPSDVHKALYDRVLAQNGARMAADVQALALGLNEACTGASIVLVSFVRAGLPLGVLLRRALIDMGREAFHYGISIVRDRGIDTVALEAIIQTHGAENIVFVDGWTGKGAISGEIQRSLGADARFPKSPRLVVLADPCGRAWMAASSEDWVIPSGILGATVSGLVSRSIWPENGGLHGCVVYDHLREHDVTQTFIEQIETHRKTLGIVPKAVPWTDAQRLELQGAATHVVAALAARFEVSNLNRVKPGIAEATRAVLRRVPHHVLIRDRNDSDVQLLMHLTEAAGVPVEEVGAQLGPYRAVTIIRSLG; translated from the coding sequence ATGAGTGATGCGATCTCAAGACTGCTGACGGTGGGCAGTGCGAGCTACGCGCCGGAAGACGTGCATTTCCTCCTGCAAGCGGTGCAGATGGACGTGACGGACGTCGAGGAAAAAGAGCGCCTGATTCAGACGAAGCAGAAGCACTATTCCGAAATGATCAGTCTGGAAAGTGCCCCGAGTGATGTGCACAAGGCCCTGTACGATCGGGTGCTGGCGCAGAACGGCGCGCGCATGGCGGCGGATGTGCAGGCCTTGGCTCTGGGCTTGAACGAGGCCTGCACCGGCGCTTCGATTGTGCTGGTTTCGTTCGTGCGTGCCGGACTGCCGCTGGGTGTGCTGTTGCGTCGCGCGCTCATCGACATGGGTCGCGAAGCCTTCCATTACGGCATCAGCATCGTCCGTGATCGCGGCATCGACACGGTCGCCCTGGAAGCCATCATCCAGACCCACGGGGCCGAAAACATCGTCTTCGTCGATGGCTGGACCGGCAAGGGCGCGATCAGCGGCGAAATTCAACGCAGCCTTGGCGCAGATGCACGTTTCCCGAAATCTCCCCGACTGGTCGTGCTGGCTGACCCCTGTGGTCGCGCCTGGATGGCCGCTTCGTCCGAAGACTGGGTGATTCCGTCGGGGATTCTCGGCGCCACTGTCTCCGGCCTGGTGTCGCGTTCGATCTGGCCTGAAAACGGCGGACTGCATGGCTGCGTGGTCTACGACCACTTGCGCGAACACGATGTGACACAGACGTTCATCGAGCAGATCGAAACTCACCGTAAAACGTTGGGCATCGTGCCGAAAGCCGTGCCATGGACCGACGCACAGCGTCTCGAGCTTCAGGGGGCGGCCACCCACGTCGTTGCAGCACTGGCAGCACGTTTCGAGGTGAGCAACCTCAATCGGGTCAAGCCAGGCATCGCCGAGGCGACCCGCGCAGTGTTGCGCCGCGTCCCGCACCATGTGCTGATTCGCGACCGCAACGACAGCGACGTGCAATTGCTCATGCACCTGACCGAAGCCGCCGGTGTACCGGTGGAAGAGGTCGGCGCGCAGTTGGGCCCTTATCGGGCAGTGACGATCATTCGGAGTCTGGGCTGA
- a CDS encoding ATP-grasp domain-containing protein: MIWFLEGQSSQRDIILGAREALPADVKIYASHRRDRPEITSFADISFVEPADNQERIDWVIATAQAHNIKVILAGRVGSVFEQARQRFEEAGLVLVTGALSLDTFDRVDNKSRFTAEAERAGLACVPAITAANAEEMLAAYQTLSASGEVCVKPAVGIYGQGFWRFKAGADPFRCFANPDEREVNFDLYMHAYRSADTPPPPMLVMPYMAGSECSVDMVCEAGRPIAFVGRRKTGLYQLLEREGAAVELALKAAEHFQCDGIVNVQTRDDADGKPHLLEINARYSGGIGYTREAGLNLPGIFATRRLGLPEPAGVWRPNVRLKGVTVAALASS; this comes from the coding sequence GTGATCTGGTTTCTAGAAGGGCAGTCCAGTCAGCGCGACATCATTCTCGGCGCGCGCGAGGCGCTGCCGGCCGACGTGAAGATTTATGCGTCGCATCGACGGGATCGCCCGGAAATCACCTCGTTCGCCGACATCAGCTTTGTGGAGCCTGCGGACAATCAGGAACGCATCGATTGGGTCATTGCGACCGCTCAGGCTCACAACATCAAAGTCATCCTGGCGGGCCGCGTTGGCAGCGTCTTCGAACAGGCTCGGCAGCGCTTCGAGGAGGCCGGCCTGGTACTGGTTACCGGCGCACTCTCTTTGGATACGTTTGATCGGGTCGATAACAAGAGCCGATTCACCGCTGAGGCAGAGCGAGCGGGGCTGGCCTGCGTGCCGGCGATCACCGCCGCCAATGCCGAAGAGATGCTCGCCGCTTATCAGACGCTGAGTGCATCGGGCGAAGTGTGCGTCAAGCCGGCCGTGGGTATTTATGGCCAGGGGTTCTGGCGTTTCAAGGCAGGTGCCGACCCTTTCCGCTGTTTCGCCAACCCCGACGAGCGTGAGGTCAACTTCGACCTTTATATGCATGCCTATCGCTCGGCTGATACGCCGCCGCCACCGATGCTAGTGATGCCCTATATGGCGGGAAGCGAATGTTCGGTGGATATGGTCTGTGAAGCCGGTCGTCCGATTGCGTTTGTTGGCCGTCGCAAGACCGGTCTGTATCAGTTGCTCGAGCGTGAAGGTGCCGCTGTAGAACTCGCGCTCAAGGCAGCCGAACACTTTCAATGCGATGGCATCGTCAATGTCCAGACCCGTGACGATGCAGACGGTAAACCGCATTTGCTGGAAATTAACGCTCGTTACTCCGGGGGCATCGGTTACACCCGGGAAGCGGGTTTGAACCTGCCCGGCATCTTTGCCACTCGTCGGCTGGGTTTGCCTGAGCCTGCGGGCGTTTGGCGGCCGAACGTGCGTTTAAAAGGGGTGACCGTGGCTGCGCTAGCATCATCCTGA
- a CDS encoding KGG domain-containing protein has protein sequence MPNSRNSNSGNFANDRTKASEAGRKGGKTTTTTVDKEPAKTDMGRKPAQKSK, from the coding sequence ATGCCTAATTCAAGAAACTCGAACTCGGGAAACTTCGCCAACGATCGAACGAAGGCGTCTGAAGCCGGTCGCAAAGGTGGGAAAACCACCACAACGACGGTCGATAAAGAGCCTGCGAAAACAGACATGGGCCGCAAGCCCGCTCAGAAATCGAAGTAG
- a CDS encoding phosphoribosyltransferase domain-containing protein: MESGTATKALSAQLMRGRLDVNVDDAVIAPESLFGFAERRNPKRAFLFVSKVLGRHIPVRPSVMAASFESLAAEIPADLPGPVLVIGMAETAVGLGAGVHRAYSATRPDTVYMVSTRHPTGTELFARFEEEHSHASAHLIHLPVDPQVREQMLSARSLVLVDDEASTGKTFINLHRALVDAGLDKLEQVVTCVLTDWSGGAVRDALGDCAHQVSLLQGSYQFHEDPDAPLPDMPAVGTIAAGDWPVSAENDWGRLGVRAVADTLAPGLQVQPGERILVVGTSEFVWRPFLLAERLERAGADVHFSSTSRSPIALGHAIEHALSFADNYGLGIPNFLYNVRSGQFDRVLICSETPQQAVSAELLKTLNAQVIVDAK; encoded by the coding sequence ATGGAATCTGGTACAGCAACGAAAGCGCTGAGCGCACAACTGATGCGTGGACGTCTGGACGTCAACGTTGATGATGCTGTCATTGCCCCCGAATCACTGTTCGGCTTTGCCGAACGACGTAATCCGAAGCGGGCATTCCTGTTCGTGTCGAAAGTACTCGGACGGCATATTCCGGTCCGGCCATCAGTGATGGCCGCCAGTTTTGAAAGTCTGGCCGCCGAAATTCCGGCGGACCTGCCAGGCCCTGTGCTGGTCATCGGCATGGCCGAAACCGCAGTCGGCCTCGGCGCCGGCGTTCACCGTGCGTACAGCGCCACTCGCCCCGATACCGTGTACATGGTCAGCACCCGTCACCCCACCGGAACCGAGTTGTTCGCCCGTTTCGAAGAAGAACACAGTCACGCCAGTGCGCATCTGATTCACCTGCCGGTCGATCCGCAAGTGCGTGAACAGATGCTCAGCGCCCGTTCATTGGTGCTGGTTGATGACGAGGCCTCGACGGGCAAGACGTTCATCAATCTGCATCGGGCGCTGGTCGATGCCGGTCTGGATAAACTCGAACAGGTCGTGACCTGTGTACTCACGGACTGGTCCGGCGGCGCGGTGCGTGATGCGCTGGGTGATTGCGCGCATCAGGTTTCCCTGCTGCAGGGCTCGTATCAATTCCATGAAGACCCGGATGCGCCTTTGCCCGACATGCCGGCGGTGGGCACCATTGCTGCCGGTGACTGGCCGGTGAGCGCGGAAAATGACTGGGGCCGCCTCGGCGTGCGGGCTGTCGCCGACACCCTGGCGCCAGGCCTTCAGGTACAACCGGGTGAGCGGATTCTGGTGGTGGGCACCAGCGAGTTTGTCTGGCGTCCATTCCTGCTCGCCGAACGTCTGGAACGTGCTGGCGCCGATGTCCATTTCAGTTCGACCAGCCGCTCGCCGATTGCGCTGGGCCATGCGATCGAGCATGCCTTGTCGTTCGCCGACAACTACGGTCTGGGCATTCCAAATTTTCTCTACAACGTGCGTTCGGGTCAGTTCGACCGGGTGCTGATCTGTTCGGAAACCCCACAGCAGGCAGTCTCTGCCGAACTGTTGAAAACCTTGAATGCGCAGGTGATCGTCGATGCCAAGTAA
- the tam gene encoding trans-aconitate 2-methyltransferase, translated as MSWSAKQYVAFEDERTRPARDLLAAIPAAQAQAVVDIGCGPGNSTELLVQRFPGAKVSGLDSSPDMIDAARKRLPLLQFDVAEIDQWSDAGPFDVIFANAVLQWVPDHATLLPKLAGKLASGGSLAIQMPDNLNEPSHRLMREVAANDPWASKLAGAAGQRTDMASASEYFSMLRAHCARVDVWRTTYHHQLAGGAAGVVEWFKGSGLIPFLSPLTESERAQYLQQYLTEIEKAYPAMADGSVLLPFPRLFIVATRE; from the coding sequence ATGAGTTGGTCCGCCAAACAGTACGTCGCTTTTGAAGATGAACGCACTCGCCCGGCCCGCGATCTGCTGGCGGCCATTCCTGCGGCGCAGGCGCAAGCGGTGGTCGATATCGGTTGCGGTCCGGGCAACTCGACGGAGTTGCTGGTGCAGCGTTTTCCCGGAGCGAAGGTCAGCGGACTCGACAGTTCGCCCGACATGATCGACGCCGCCCGCAAGCGCTTGCCGCTGTTGCAGTTCGATGTGGCCGAGATTGATCAATGGTCCGATGCAGGCCCGTTCGATGTGATCTTTGCCAATGCGGTGTTGCAGTGGGTGCCGGACCACGCGACGCTGTTGCCGAAGCTGGCGGGCAAACTGGCGTCAGGCGGGAGCCTGGCGATCCAGATGCCGGACAACCTCAACGAACCCTCCCACCGGCTGATGCGCGAAGTCGCCGCAAACGACCCGTGGGCCAGCAAACTCGCCGGTGCCGCCGGGCAGCGCACTGACATGGCGAGTGCCAGCGAATACTTCTCGATGTTGCGTGCGCACTGCGCGCGAGTCGATGTGTGGCGCACCACCTATCACCATCAGTTGGCGGGCGGTGCGGCGGGCGTCGTCGAGTGGTTCAAGGGCAGCGGGTTGATTCCGTTTCTGAGCCCTTTGACTGAAAGCGAACGGGCGCAGTATCTGCAGCAGTATCTGACCGAAATCGAAAAGGCTTACCCGGCAATGGCCGATGGCTCGGTGCTGTTGCCGTTCCCGCGCCTGTTTATTGTGGCCACCCGAGAATAA